The Chamaesiphon minutus PCC 6605 DNA window CAATTCGCGCTCTAATTCATCTGCTAAATCGCACTCGCGATTGGTTAGATCTGGCACGATCTCTACCGACGGCAAGTTGGCTGGTATGAGTTTGCGATCGAATAGATTTGCCCAATCACGTTCTCGATTGGCTAGATCTGGCAAAACCCAGATCGGTGGTAAGTTTGAATCCTCAGCTACGAGTTGGAGATCGGCAATGAATTTTAGATCTTGATTGTTGCCGCGAGCAAAATTCAGTAAAACCAAATCCGGCGATCGTTCTTGGCAGATCTCGAGCACATCTCCAACGCCACCGATCGAGTGTGTTGGCTCTGCAAAACTATGACGATCGAGAATGTAGGCACTATAGATGCCACAATCGAATGAGGAATCATCTACGATCAAAATAGTCAATTTCTGAAAATTGGTATTCACGGTATTATTTTTTCTGTAACTGTAGGTTTCAGAGGAATAGACCGGAAGTTATTAGAAAGAGTTGAAGCTGTTTCGTAATTTCTTGCTCTGCGATTGACAATGGAGCTACCGCAACTATTCTAGAAAAATTTGTAGATAGGGGTAGGTCGCTGTTTATTTCCAAGAAATGTAACGTTGAGTTAATTTCTGCTCTTAACTAGGTTACCATATTTGGAAAAAATTGACAGTCATCTACACTACAAAATCGAACCAGATTGATGCTTGAATGCGATCCGAATTGAGTTTATTTATTCACTAATTGCGTCAAGGTAGCAAGTAATTCTTGTTCCTTAAACGGTTTGGCGAAGTAGCCGCTGGCACCGAGATTCATCGCAATTTTGCGGTGTTTATCGCCACTGCGGGAAGTTAGCATCAACACGGGGATATTCTTGAGATGGGAAATACCTTTGACGGTTGCCAGGAAGCCATATCCGTCCATTCGAGGCATTTCCACATCGCAGACAACCGCTTGGGCTTGGAGACCAGCTTGGAGTTTTTCGATCGCTTCTTGACCGTCTTTGGCTTGCTCGACTAGATATCCGGCTTTTTCGAGCGTCAAAGCGACAAAGCGACGGACGTTGATCGAATCATCGACGACGAGAATGCGCGGTTTTTGGACGGGAGCTGCGGCAGGTGCGGATGGGGTAGAGTCATCTGTGCGGAAATTGAAATTACTGACACTCGGTTTAGGCACTGCAAAATCGCCATCGATCCACCGGATCAAATCAAGTGCATCGACTAGGGGCACGATCCGGCCATCGCCGAGAATCGTGCAGCCAGTAAATCCGGGCGGCATTTGGATATTACCTTGAGGTTGGCGAATGGTGACCTCTTGTTCGCCCCAGAATTTATCGATGACGACAGCGACAACATCGTGTCCTTGGTCGATCGTCAGGACAGTTTGACGATCGATCGTGGGGATTTGGGAAGTGGCGACCTGAGGACTAACGGGGGGTAAATGTAGATACTGAGCGGGTTCGATCAGGCGCATGGTAAAGTTTTCCCATTGCAGCATTTTTTGTCCGGCAGTACTGATAATGCGATCGGGATCGAGAAGGACGATTTCTTCGACGATGTTGCTCGGAATTGCCAGCCACAAACCGTTGACTTCGACGATTAAGACGCGAACGACAGAGAGAGTGAACGGAACGGTGATGGTAAACGTACTGCCTTTGCCGAGCTTAGTATCGACAAAGACATCCCCCCGCAGGGCGCGAATATTGGTACGGACGACATCCATCCCCACGCCGCGCCCAGATAAATCGGTGAGCTTGTCAGCGGTACTAAAACCGGGTTCAAAAATCAGATCGATCAGTTCGTTGTCTTTGAACTTGGCAATTTCGCGATCGTCGATGCCCATTTTCTTGACTTTGGCACGAATTTTATCGAGGTCGATACCGCCGCCATCATCTTTGATGGTAATCACGGTTTGGTTACCGCGATAGGTCGCACTAATTTCGATCGTGCCCATATCTGGTTTATTATTGGCCCGACGGACGGCACTGGGTTCGATACCATGATCGAAGGCATTGCGGACTAGATGCATCAACGGGTCGTTGAGAGCTTCGAGGATACTGCGCTCGATTAAGGTCGTACCGCCTTTGAGCTGGAGATCGATCGGTTTGGCATGTTCGATCGACAGGTTCCGAATCGCTCTGGGAAAGCGATTGAACAGTTCGGAGATCGGGCGCATCCGCACTTGCGTTAAGCCCGTTTGGAGCTGTTTGGCCGTCCGATTGAGATCGCGGTTGGTACGCTCGGTATCGTTGAGCTGGAGATCGAGGTCGGTGGTGAGTTCTTCGATTTGGACGATATTGTCCATCACTTCCTGAGAGAGGATGTGCAAATCGCTATATCGATCGAATTCCAGGATATCTAGTTGACTGGTAAAGTTGGCCGAAAGGCTAGCCTCTTCTTGAATCCAAGTTGCTGCCGGATCTCGATTTGTGGTATTGCTAATGCTACTGCTAATGTCATAAGCTTCGGCCAGCTTGAAGTTGGACTGCTCTAGTTGTTTGACTTTGGCTTGGAGATTGAGAACTAATTGGCGCAGTGCTTGAAGATTGAGATTTAGACCATTACGATCGATCGTCAGTTCGCCAAATAAGTCGCCAATTTCTTCGAGTTGTTTGGTGGCGACCCGAATGCTTTGTTCGACTGCTGGAGCTGTGGATTTGGAGCTGGCGAGGCCAGATTTGTCGCTGTTGTGGTGGGGGAGATCGTCGATGACTTCCGGTGCGGCATCCAAAGCACTGAGAAGATCTGCGGCTTCTTGCGCGAGCCGATCTGATTTGGGTTTGGGATCGATCTTAAATACAGCAGATGAGATATCGGTGGGACTATCTTCTGCTAAAAAGCCAGATAGAGCTGATAATAACTCTGGCGCATCGGTATCGATCGAGAGATCGCCACTGAGGTCGAGCATCTCAAAAGCATCGACGATCTCTGATTCTGGGTCGGGGACGAGCGTGATTTGGGTGTGGATCGAGGAATATTGTTCGCTGGTGTCGAGTTCTTCGATCGTAATGCTATTGGCGATCGTGTCAAAGTTCGCTGCTTTGACGATCGACAGATCTTCGCCGCTGAATCCAGCCGATTTTTGCTCGTTGGTCTCGAATTGGTCTAGCTCGCTACTGTCGGTGATTGTCGAGAATGCTGGCGGTGTCAACGTATTTACATCGCCAAAGGGATCGGTCAAGGTCGGCAGATCGTTCGCACTCATATGCTCTTCAAAGAGCATCGCATATTCGCTGGCTGCCCCAGGATCGCCACCGAGATCGGCCAGTGTCACTGGCGGATCGAATGCAAAATCTTGGAGGTCGATGGAGTCGCGATCGGTTGTTGCTGGCTGAACCTCAAAATCGTTCCATTCGGGAATGGTTTCCGCATCGCTTAGAGCCATGATGCCCGAACCAGGTAGCTCGATTTCGCTGGGCAGATTGGTAGTTTGCCCGATTAAAACCATTGCTTGAGTGCGTCGCCAAGCCGCTAAAGCTAGTGCGGCGATCGATCTCAATTGATGGGGTTGGGACTTGAGATGATGGAGGATCGACGCCGATAAGCTGCCTAAAGCAGGCAATTCGACCATTTCGGCCAATCCGCCCAAATCTTCAGCACCGATCGTCAGCTCGTCATACAAGCTGCTGGAGTCTTCGCCATTGACAGATATTTCTAATTGTGCGATTACACGCTCTACTTCAGTCTCGAACAAAAAGGTGAGGACATCTTCACCCGATTCTGAGGCAAGCATATTCGCTTCATCTTCAGGATTGAATTCGCCCAATCGCTCTCTGAGGCTGGCAAACAGCGGCTCCACCTCAGTCTGTAACCAATCGGGCGCGGCATCTTGCCCCTGACGATTGAGCGCGACGATCTGCCGCAACTTATCGATCGTCGCTAGCATTAATTGCTCGACGCGAGCATCGGCTGGCTCGGATTTACCATACTGGATAATCTTGAAATAATCCTCCAGATGGTGCCCCAAACCAGCTAGGGTCGTATATCCCATCATCGCGGCACCACCTTTGATCGAGTGTGCCGCCCGCAGCAACGCGTCCAACTGCTTGCCTGTGACTTTACCAGTACCCAGTCCCAGCAGTCCCGATTCGATCGTATCTAAATAATCCGTCGCTTCGTCCAAAAACTGGAGTTTGACTTGTTGTTCTTGATCTGAAGTAATCATCTAGGGTTAGGGTTTAGTAAGGCTCTAGGGAGAAGGGAGGCTTTAGGCTTTAGGCTTTAGGGCGGAGGGAGGCTTTAGGCTTGGGGGAGGCTTTAGGCTTTAGGTGTTAGGCTTTAGGGTGGGAGGAGGCTTTAGGGTGGAGGTTTTGAGATTGGGGATGAAATTGTCTCTCTAAACCCTAACCCCTTATGCTTAACCCCTAACACCTAACACCTAAAGCCTAAAGCCTAACACCTAAAGCCTAAAGCCTAAGGCCTAACACCTAATTCCGATCGGCATTAACTTTAAACTTACCTACCGAAGCTTGGAGTGCTTGGGCGATAGTAACGGTTTGTTGGAGGGAGTTGGATACTTGTTTGGAGGAGTCGGAAGTCTGCTCGGAGATGAGCGCGACGGCGGCCATATCGAGTTTGACTGCTTGAGAGGTTTCGACCTGATCGATCGTGGCGGTGGAAATCGATTGGAGGAAGGTATCCATTTGATTGGACAGGGCGATAATCTGTTTTAAGCTGGTTTTGGTCTGTTCGACGGATTGGGTACCTTCGACTACCTGAGCGGTACTCAGTTCCATTGCTTGAGCTACCGCGCTGGTTTCTCTTTGAATGGTTTCGACGATTTTTTCGATTTCTTTGGTGGCGGCGGCTGATTGGGCGGCTAGTTCCCCAACTTCTTCGGCTACGACTGCAAAACCGCGTCCTTCTTCACCCGCACGCGCCGCCTCGATACTGGCGTTAATCGCCAGCAGGTTGGTTTGGAGGGCGATTTGGTCGATCAGTCCAGTAACTTTAGAAATCTGTTGCGAGGACTCACCCAAGCGTTTTACTTTCTTAGCAGTTTCCGAAATTGTTTCGCGCAGTTGGACGATACTTTTAACGGTACGTTCCATGGCTTGTCCGCCCACTTCCGCGCTGGATGCCGCCGATGTCGCGACATTTGCTGCTAGACGGGCATCGGTAGCTACTGACTCGATCGATATGGTCACTTTTTCGATTTTGGTCAAAGTCTGCTGGATTTGGTCGGCTTGCTTGGTTGCTGCCGCAGTTAGCAAGCGGACTTCCGATTCGTTTTCACCAACCGAGCCGTTGACTTGTCCGGCAGCTTCTTTTACCTTAGTTACAATATCGCGCAGACTTTCAATAATCGAGTTAAAGAAGTCACCGACGATCGCGATTTCCCCGTCGCTGATTTCCGATCGAACTGTTAAGTCTCCCTCAGAAGCCCCTTCAATCTCCATGAGCAACCTTAGCAATTCTTTTTGACGACCTTCGTTTTCTTTCTTAGCTGTTTCGGCACGTTGGCGAGATTGCTCAGCTTCGTACTGACTCCGCTCGGTAGCGGCATAACCGCCCAAACTGGCTGCGATCGGCAGGGAGAACGCCTGTAAATAGTCGATTTCTGACTGCTGCCACTGGTGGATCTCCGCACAGTGGTGGGCGATGATTAAACCGATGACGTTGGTACCTTGTAGTAACGGTACGATCAAATTGGACTTAATTTGGAGTTTGTTAAGTAGCTGATTGTGTTCGGGATGGTAATTGGTAGCGCGCAAATCGTTGTTAACAACAGCTAGCCCTTTGGCATATCTGTCTTTATCTGAAGATGTGCTACACTCGCCTACCTCATTATTAGCACTGGCATCCCCTTTAGCGTATTTGTCAATGTATGTTTGTGGAATGCAAGCATCTTCGACTTTATTGTCTAAAGCACTCACAAACCCTGGTAAAACTGCTTCACCAACGATGTGACCTCTGAGATCGGGGAAAAAGCGATAAATCACCAATCGATCGGCACTGAGTTTAGCACGTCCTTCTTCGAGGATATAAGCTAATGGTGTAGTCATATCTTCGGTAGTTTGCGCACGGGAGATAGTTGATAGCAACTGTTCGCGGACGGCTTTGTCTCTTTGTCTGGCGGCTTCGAGTTGTCCGCGTTCGGAGATAGTAAAGCCACTGAGCGAAATACCAACTTGCTCGGCAAATTTAGTCAGATAAATGCTCTCCCACTCCTGCCAAGCGTGAGTTTGTTGGCAATGGTGAGCGACGAGTAATCCCAAAAGGTTACCATTTTGAACGATCGGGACGATCAGGTTCGCTTTGATATTCAGCCGCTCTAACAAGCGTTTGTGGTCGGGATGGTAGTTGCTGTCGGCGACGTTATCATTAGCAATGATCCGGCCTTTGGCGTAAGCTGCGAGTAATTCTTCGGGGATACAAGGGTCGTTGACTTGTTCGGAGATCGCACTGCTACCGCCAGCACCGAAAGACTCACCCGCAATATAACCGCGATTGTCAGCCATAAACCGATAGACGACCAGGCGATCGGCTTTAATGATTTCGCGAGCTTCGATCAGTACTTGAGATAGTGGTGATTCTAAATCTTCGGTCGTCCGCGCGCGGGAAATTTCGGCGTATAATTCTGTGCGCTTGGTTTGTTCGGACTGAGCGAGCAAGAGTCCTTGAATTTGCCCAGCCATCAAGTTGATGTTACCGCCCAATTTGCCGATTTCATCTTCGCTGGCAACTTGGACTCGCGTATTAAAGTCACCTTGACCGATTTTTTCAACCACTTTAGCTGCATCCACGATCGGTTGGGTGGCGCGATTGGCAATTAAGGTCGATAAAGCGACTGTAAATAAGGCTGTCAAACCAGCTCCAGACAGAATTGTCAAGAGCAGTCCGCTGAGGGTGGCGTAGGCCGCCTCTTCATCGATCGCAGTCACGGCCACCCAGGGTAATTGTGGCATTCCCTCAATTTTCTCAAAGGGCGCGGCACTCAATAGTTCGGCGTGAGCTTGAGACTCGCCCCGATCGTCGCCAGCAGCTTTATTTGATGCGGCTTTGGCATGTCTGACTAGTTCCCCTTTGGTAATTGCAGCCGTGATGTCAGCATCTGCTGGTTTGCCACCATAATCACCATTAGAACTGATAAATACTTTATTAGCTTGACGATCGAGAATATGGAAATCTTGAATTTTTGTCGCAAAAGATTCGATCGGTGTTTGCAATCGTTCGATCGGTGTTCTCGTCCGCATCAAACCGATAATTTGACCTGTGGTAATGTCTTTAATTGGCGCGGCAAAATGTACGACCATTTTACCGAGACTCTTAGAAATTTCTGGTTCGGAGATAACAGTTTTACCTGTTTTAAGAACTTCTTGAAAATATTTACGACTTAGATGATTGTAAGATGGTTTACCCTTACTTTGGGCGATCGGATCGCCTTTGATATCGAAGACAATAATGTTGTCATATACTTGATAGCTAGCTACATATTGGTCTAATAGCCTCTGTTTAGACTCCAATGAAGTGATTGCTGATAGTTTAGCATCAGCAAAAATTGGCTGTGCTGCTAAAACTTCTACATCTCCATAACGCTCGAAGACAAAGCGATTGAGTTTATCAGCGATCGCAGTAGCGCGGACTTTTTGATCTTGAGCTGTTTGTTCTTTAAGTGCGTTGTTAATCTGGACATAACTGAGCGCACCAATGGCAGCTAGTGGTGCTAATCCTAGTAAGGTTGCAATTAAAGTTACTTTTGTTTTAAGGGTTAGCTTATTCCATTTAGATGTAGATTGCGATCGATTTATAACTGTATTTCCTCGATCGATGGTATTGATTTGAGCTGGCTCGTTATACTGATTCATAGGTAAATTATGAGATTTAATATAATTGAAAATGGCTGATGTATGGCGATCTTGATTAGCTCGTAACTTAGCGATGAGTGAGTGATTACTAATTGTTATGAGCTAAAACTTAATGTGGGTTTAAATTTTTGGTGGTGGGAATCGATTATCGATTATTATCCGTTCTGACCGAACATTTTGGCATTAATGATTGCTTCTGGATCTAGCACCAATACCAATTCTTGCTCTTGCAAGATCCAGCCGCTGAGGTAGGGCGTAAAAGCAGGATTGAAACTGCCGATAGGCGATCGAATTTCTTCTTTGTTGAATCTCACGACTCCTTGGATCGATCGAACTGCTACCGCCAAGGGTGTTTGCCCGACTTTGAGCAAGGCGACATCATAACTATGAGCGTATCTATCGATCGGTTCTAGCCCCAAAATTTCTGGCAAATCGACCAACCACAACAAGCTACTTCGGCGGTTGAATAAACCCAATACGCAAGACGGGAGATTGGGAATGACCGAAACTCGTCCCGCAGGGATAATAACTGCCTCTTGGGTTTGGAGCATGGGCACGACAGCACAAGTCTGTTTGTCCAGTTGAAATCGCAAAAACATCTCACCAGTCGTTCTGGTCGATCTTTTAGTTGGTAGTGAGGTAGTGACGCTCATGAGGTAGTGGCTAGTGGATAGTAGATAGTGGATAGTGAATAGTAAATAGGATTTGCAGGTTAAGATAAGTTTCGATCGCTTTGCGAGCCACTATCCACTATTTTCACTATTCACTATTCACTAATTCAATTAGAAACAGATTTAACAGCTTTAATAATGTCTTCCTGAGAATAAGGTTTAGTCACATATACATCCACACCTTGTTTTTTGCCCCACAATTTATCTAAGTCTTGATTGCGCGACGTACAAGCAATCACGGGGATACTTTCGGTGTCGGGATTTTTTTTCAAAGTCCGGCAAAATTCAAAACCGTTCATGCCTTCCATTACCACATCAGTGATCACGATATCGGGTTTCTCTTTGTCAACCATACTCAAGCCATCTTTGGCATTATCTGTAGAGACAACTTGATAGCCATTGTCTTTGAGATATAGGGTCATCAATTGCATTTCCGAAGGGGTATCTTCTACAACTAAAATCTTAACCATCTTGCTTACTCTTCCTTAAATTTGTAGTCTGTTATACATTTATTATTCCCATGACTTAGGCAATAAGTCATATCTTAAGTCTCTAGTCGATGTATCTATCTGGATGACCAGAAAAAGGACGAGCTGTCCAGGGCATCAGCCATGGCGATTTCAATCGCAACTTTCTGTCTTGTCGCGTTAAACCGTCGGGAAACCCGACGAGCACGCACCGCAACTATTAACTTTTTACTAAATTATTGATGCTCTGCCATGAGATGTCGAGATACCATTTCGATTAAGCCTGCTTGAGTAAATGGTTTAGTCATGTAATCGGTAGA harbors:
- a CDS encoding response regulator, encoding MITSDQEQQVKLQFLDEATDYLDTIESGLLGLGTGKVTGKQLDALLRAAHSIKGGAAMMGYTTLAGLGHHLEDYFKIIQYGKSEPADARVEQLMLATIDKLRQIVALNRQGQDAAPDWLQTEVEPLFASLRERLGEFNPEDEANMLASESGEDVLTFLFETEVERVIAQLEISVNGEDSSSLYDELTIGAEDLGGLAEMVELPALGSLSASILHHLKSQPHQLRSIAALALAAWRRTQAMVLIGQTTNLPSEIELPGSGIMALSDAETIPEWNDFEVQPATTDRDSIDLQDFAFDPPVTLADLGGDPGAASEYAMLFEEHMSANDLPTLTDPFGDVNTLTPPAFSTITDSSELDQFETNEQKSAGFSGEDLSIVKAANFDTIANSITIEELDTSEQYSSIHTQITLVPDPESEIVDAFEMLDLSGDLSIDTDAPELLSALSGFLAEDSPTDISSAVFKIDPKPKSDRLAQEAADLLSALDAAPEVIDDLPHHNSDKSGLASSKSTAPAVEQSIRVATKQLEEIGDLFGELTIDRNGLNLNLQALRQLVLNLQAKVKQLEQSNFKLAEAYDISSSISNTTNRDPAATWIQEEASLSANFTSQLDILEFDRYSDLHILSQEVMDNIVQIEELTTDLDLQLNDTERTNRDLNRTAKQLQTGLTQVRMRPISELFNRFPRAIRNLSIEHAKPIDLQLKGGTTLIERSILEALNDPLMHLVRNAFDHGIEPSAVRRANNKPDMGTIEISATYRGNQTVITIKDDGGGIDLDKIRAKVKKMGIDDREIAKFKDNELIDLIFEPGFSTADKLTDLSGRGVGMDVVRTNIRALRGDVFVDTKLGKGSTFTITVPFTLSVVRVLIVEVNGLWLAIPSNIVEEIVLLDPDRIISTAGQKMLQWENFTMRLIEPAQYLHLPPVSPQVATSQIPTIDRQTVLTIDQGHDVVAVVIDKFWGEQEVTIRQPQGNIQMPPGFTGCTILGDGRIVPLVDALDLIRWIDGDFAVPKPSVSNFNFRTDDSTPSAPAAAPVQKPRILVVDDSINVRRFVALTLEKAGYLVEQAKDGQEAIEKLQAGLQAQAVVCDVEMPRMDGYGFLATVKGISHLKNIPVLMLTSRSGDKHRKIAMNLGASGYFAKPFKEQELLATLTQLVNK
- a CDS encoding methyl-accepting chemotaxis protein; the protein is MNQYNEPAQINTIDRGNTVINRSQSTSKWNKLTLKTKVTLIATLLGLAPLAAIGALSYVQINNALKEQTAQDQKVRATAIADKLNRFVFERYGDVEVLAAQPIFADAKLSAITSLESKQRLLDQYVASYQVYDNIIVFDIKGDPIAQSKGKPSYNHLSRKYFQEVLKTGKTVISEPEISKSLGKMVVHFAAPIKDITTGQIIGLMRTRTPIERLQTPIESFATKIQDFHILDRQANKVFISSNGDYGGKPADADITAAITKGELVRHAKAASNKAAGDDRGESQAHAELLSAAPFEKIEGMPQLPWVAVTAIDEEAAYATLSGLLLTILSGAGLTALFTVALSTLIANRATQPIVDAAKVVEKIGQGDFNTRVQVASEDEIGKLGGNINLMAGQIQGLLLAQSEQTKRTELYAEISRARTTEDLESPLSQVLIEAREIIKADRLVVYRFMADNRGYIAGESFGAGGSSAISEQVNDPCIPEELLAAYAKGRIIANDNVADSNYHPDHKRLLERLNIKANLIVPIVQNGNLLGLLVAHHCQQTHAWQEWESIYLTKFAEQVGISLSGFTISERGQLEAARQRDKAVREQLLSTISRAQTTEDMTTPLAYILEEGRAKLSADRLVIYRFFPDLRGHIVGEAVLPGFVSALDNKVEDACIPQTYIDKYAKGDASANNEVGECSTSSDKDRYAKGLAVVNNDLRATNYHPEHNQLLNKLQIKSNLIVPLLQGTNVIGLIIAHHCAEIHQWQQSEIDYLQAFSLPIAASLGGYAATERSQYEAEQSRQRAETAKKENEGRQKELLRLLMEIEGASEGDLTVRSEISDGEIAIVGDFFNSIIESLRDIVTKVKEAAGQVNGSVGENESEVRLLTAAATKQADQIQQTLTKIEKVTISIESVATDARLAANVATSAASSAEVGGQAMERTVKSIVQLRETISETAKKVKRLGESSQQISKVTGLIDQIALQTNLLAINASIEAARAGEEGRGFAVVAEEVGELAAQSAAATKEIEKIVETIQRETSAVAQAMELSTAQVVEGTQSVEQTKTSLKQIIALSNQMDTFLQSISTATIDQVETSQAVKLDMAAVALISEQTSDSSKQVSNSLQQTVTIAQALQASVGKFKVNADRN
- a CDS encoding chemotaxis protein CheW, with amino-acid sequence MSVTTSLPTKRSTRTTGEMFLRFQLDKQTCAVVPMLQTQEAVIIPAGRVSVIPNLPSCVLGLFNRRSSLLWLVDLPEILGLEPIDRYAHSYDVALLKVGQTPLAVAVRSIQGVVRFNKEEIRSPIGSFNPAFTPYLSGWILQEQELVLVLDPEAIINAKMFGQNG
- a CDS encoding response regulator transcription factor, with amino-acid sequence MVKILVVEDTPSEMQLMTLYLKDNGYQVVSTDNAKDGLSMVDKEKPDIVITDVVMEGMNGFEFCRTLKKNPDTESIPVIACTSRNQDLDKLWGKKQGVDVYVTKPYSQEDIIKAVKSVSN